In Sphingobacterium sp. PCS056, the following proteins share a genomic window:
- a CDS encoding DUF1080 domain-containing protein produces MLTNRLKYSVLFCLLGASVSSCQTTDQKKEPEVEHNPAKQVVPERAKDLIGRWDLNVDKDGKVVPSWIEVKLSGFNTLVGSYVGDSGSARPVSHVKLEDGKFSFAIPPQWEGGEGDFVIAGELTATGIKGTVTTNKGVSYNFTGEKAPYLNRTGTVQWGEAIELFNGQDLTGWKTIGGENNWSVKDGVLTNAKAGANLVTDQKFEDFKLEAEFRYTSGGNSGIYLRGRYELQIEDSPKDQHPGSLYFGGIYGFLAPNEMATLGPDQWQKYEVTLVGRLVTIVANGKTVISNQEIPGITGGALDSKEGEPGPIYLQGDHAPVEFRKIKIIPAKK; encoded by the coding sequence ATGTTAACAAATCGTTTAAAATATAGTGTTCTCTTTTGCTTATTGGGAGCAAGTGTAAGTTCATGTCAAACGACAGATCAAAAAAAAGAACCCGAAGTAGAACATAATCCAGCTAAACAAGTCGTGCCAGAAAGAGCAAAAGATTTGATCGGTCGTTGGGATTTAAATGTGGACAAAGATGGAAAGGTCGTACCATCATGGATTGAAGTAAAACTATCTGGATTTAATACCTTAGTGGGGAGTTATGTTGGCGATAGTGGCAGCGCTCGTCCAGTTTCACATGTCAAACTGGAGGATGGAAAATTTTCATTTGCTATACCACCACAATGGGAAGGTGGCGAAGGGGACTTTGTGATTGCAGGCGAATTAACAGCTACAGGTATTAAAGGTACTGTGACGACTAATAAAGGTGTTAGCTATAACTTTACAGGTGAAAAAGCACCCTATTTAAATCGTACAGGAACTGTTCAATGGGGAGAGGCTATTGAGCTTTTTAATGGTCAGGATCTGACAGGTTGGAAAACCATTGGTGGAGAGAATAATTGGTCAGTGAAAGATGGTGTCTTGACGAATGCAAAGGCGGGAGCTAATCTGGTAACGGATCAAAAATTTGAAGATTTTAAACTGGAAGCAGAATTTCGTTATACATCAGGGGGAAATTCGGGTATCTATCTGAGAGGGCGATATGAATTGCAAATAGAAGATAGTCCTAAGGATCAGCATCCTGGAAGTCTTTATTTTGGCGGTATCTATGGTTTTTTAGCTCCAAATGAAATGGCTACTTTAGGACCGGATCAGTGGCAGAAATATGAAGTTACATTGGTCGGAAGATTGGTAACTATTGTCGCAAATGGTAAGACTGTCATAAGTAATCAAGAAATTCCAGGTATTACAGGGGGCGCATTGGACAGTAAAGAGGGCGAACCAGGACCTATATATTTACAGGGAGATCATGCTCCGGTAGAATTTAGAAAAATAAAGATTATACCGGCTAAGAAATAA
- a CDS encoding PepSY-like domain-containing protein: protein MKKLILTCTALLAFAIIVVSCDKDDDHQVPATSLPASASTFLNTFFKDVTIRKAEKQTPTATNKTAYSVELANGIEVDFDQEGNWKEVESDNDTAIPTGFISSTIVSYVDTNYRTAQISAIDKVTAGFEVELTNDVDLLFDPSGQFVKIIL, encoded by the coding sequence ATGAAAAAGCTAATTTTAACATGCACAGCTCTACTTGCATTTGCAATCATTGTGGTATCATGTGATAAAGATGATGATCATCAAGTCCCTGCTACATCTTTACCAGCATCAGCATCAACATTTCTTAACACCTTCTTCAAAGATGTCACCATTCGAAAAGCTGAGAAACAAACTCCTACTGCAACAAATAAAACCGCTTACAGTGTAGAGTTAGCCAATGGAATCGAAGTTGATTTTGATCAAGAAGGTAATTGGAAAGAGGTAGAATCCGACAATGATACTGCTATTCCAACAGGTTTTATCTCATCTACGATAGTCAGCTATGTGGATACAAATTATAGAACAGCACAAATCAGTGCCATCGATAAAGTTACTGCTGGATTTGAAGTCGAATTAACAAATGATGTCGATTTATTGTTCGATCCAAGTGGTCAATTTGTGAAAATAATCTTATAA
- a CDS encoding PepSY-like domain-containing protein — MKTIAIIALMALSTFGFAQKKVINNNQLPANAQTFIKNNFAINQISSTIEEQESLFSKEYKVILNNGTEIEFDKSGNWEEVDGHKIAIPLKIVPRTIQNYVAKSFPNTQIVKIKKSLRKYEVEISNGLELEFNKKGQFTKIDD; from the coding sequence ATGAAAACAATAGCTATCATCGCATTAATGGCGTTATCGACATTTGGATTTGCACAAAAAAAAGTAATCAACAACAACCAATTACCAGCAAATGCGCAAACATTCATTAAGAATAATTTTGCGATTAATCAAATCAGCAGTACAATTGAAGAACAAGAAAGTTTATTTTCAAAGGAATATAAAGTTATTCTTAACAATGGTACAGAAATAGAATTTGATAAATCTGGAAATTGGGAAGAAGTCGATGGCCACAAGATTGCCATTCCTTTAAAAATTGTACCTAGGACTATTCAAAATTATGTGGCAAAAAGTTTTCCAAATACACAGATCGTAAAAATAAAAAAATCGTTACGTAAATATGAAGTAGAGATTTCGAATGGACTTGAGTTGGAGTTTAATAAAAAGGGGCAGTTTACTAAAATAGATGATTAA
- a CDS encoding sensor histidine kinase has product MKKSLKNYTLRYITIIILIVIAVWATLFYAYIIEEVYDNVDDGLKNQKIEIIRAAYQDESILKTDTFGINQFKITKSNVKKKHLEKSTFRNELIYMPYDDDMEPYRILTTYFYGKDNQMYHLEIRTSTVEEDELKYDLATALIILYFLIIISIFLLNTLVFYRAFKPFYQILDKLEQYQFGKIRISEPIKSNVREFNLLDTEIDKMLDRNEKIFKQQKLFIENASHELQTPLAISTNKLELLLEDEDLAEHHLITISETKESLERMIKLNKALLMLSRIENNQFEAIEKINFNSLIHEISEELTDLMSFKGIDIQINEHGTFTIDFNVDLAKILLSNLMRNAINYNKSPSGLIKIEVYQHQFTIANTGKGKALVAEHIFDRFHKENDAVNSNGLGLSIVKTIIETNKDINISYLYSESLHIFKIHKL; this is encoded by the coding sequence ATGAAAAAATCTCTCAAAAATTATACTTTACGCTATATCACGATTATCATTTTGATTGTAATTGCGGTATGGGCTACATTATTTTATGCCTATATAATTGAAGAGGTATATGATAATGTAGATGATGGTTTAAAAAATCAAAAAATTGAAATTATTCGTGCAGCCTATCAAGATGAATCGATCTTAAAAACAGATACTTTTGGAATCAATCAATTTAAGATTACAAAATCAAACGTTAAAAAGAAGCATCTAGAAAAAAGTACGTTCAGGAATGAACTTATTTATATGCCATATGATGATGATATGGAGCCTTACCGTATACTAACAACCTATTTCTACGGTAAGGATAATCAAATGTATCATTTAGAAATTCGTACTTCTACTGTTGAAGAAGATGAGTTAAAATACGATCTTGCAACCGCATTGATCATCCTTTATTTCTTGATCATAATCAGTATATTTTTACTCAATACGTTGGTATTCTACCGAGCTTTTAAACCCTTTTATCAGATACTGGATAAACTAGAACAATATCAGTTTGGAAAGATTAGAATATCCGAGCCCATTAAAAGCAATGTCCGAGAATTTAACCTATTGGATACAGAGATTGATAAAATGTTAGATCGTAATGAAAAAATATTTAAACAACAAAAGCTATTTATTGAAAATGCCTCGCATGAGCTACAAACCCCATTAGCTATAAGTACTAATAAACTAGAATTATTATTAGAAGATGAAGACTTAGCTGAGCATCATTTAATCACGATCAGTGAAACCAAGGAATCACTAGAGCGTATGATCAAGTTGAATAAAGCATTACTTATGCTATCCCGCATTGAAAATAATCAATTTGAAGCTATTGAAAAAATAAACTTTAATTCATTGATCCATGAGATCTCTGAAGAGCTTACAGATTTGATGAGTTTCAAAGGAATTGATATTCAGATCAATGAACATGGTACATTTACAATAGATTTTAATGTAGACTTAGCTAAAATTCTATTATCCAATTTAATGAGGAATGCGATCAATTATAACAAATCACCATCTGGTCTCATTAAAATTGAGGTTTATCAACATCAATTTACAATTGCTAATACCGGTAAAGGCAAAGCACTAGTGGCAGAGCATATTTTTGACCGCTTTCATAAAGAAAACGATGCTGTAAATTCGAATGGATTGGGACTTTCTATCGTTAAAACAATTATAGAAACAAATAAAGATATAAACATAAGCTATTTATATTCAGAAAGTTTACACATTTTTAAAATACACAAACTATAA